In a single window of the Rhizobiaceae bacterium genome:
- a CDS encoding form I ribulose bisphosphate carboxylase large subunit has protein sequence MTKSMTVTGAARYRSGVMEYRKMGYWEPDYEPKDTDVIAVFRITPQDGVDEIEAAAAVAGESSTATWTVVWTDRLTAKEKYRAKAYRVDPVPNAPGQFFAYIAYDLDLFEPGSIANLTASIIGNVFGFKPLKALRLEDMRLPVAYVKTFQGPATGIVVERERLDKFGRPLLGATVKPKLGLSGRNYGRVVYEALKGGLDFTKDDENINSQPFMHWRERFLYCMEAVNKAQAETGEIKGTYLNVTAATMEDMYERAEFAAELGSTIVMIDLVIGYTAIQSMAKWARRNDMILHLHRAGHSTYTRQKSHGVSFRVIAKWMRLAGVDHIHAGTVVGKLEGDPATTKGYYDICRDDFNPMKLENGIFFDQHWASLNKLMPVASGGIHAGQMHQLVDLLGEDVVLQFGGGTIGHPMGVAAGAQANRVALEAMIFARNAGRDYVREGPQILQDAARHCLPLRQALETWKDVTFNYASTDSPDFVPVATAAE, from the coding sequence ATGACAAAATCGATGACCGTCACCGGCGCCGCCCGCTACAGGTCTGGCGTCATGGAATACCGGAAGATGGGCTATTGGGAGCCCGACTACGAGCCGAAGGATACGGATGTCATCGCGGTGTTCCGCATCACGCCGCAGGACGGCGTGGACGAAATCGAGGCGGCAGCCGCGGTCGCGGGCGAAAGCTCGACCGCGACATGGACCGTGGTGTGGACCGACCGGCTGACCGCCAAGGAGAAATACCGCGCCAAGGCCTACCGGGTCGATCCGGTGCCGAACGCGCCCGGCCAGTTTTTCGCCTATATCGCCTATGACCTCGACCTGTTCGAGCCCGGCTCCATCGCCAACCTGACGGCCTCGATCATCGGCAATGTGTTCGGCTTCAAGCCGCTGAAGGCGCTGCGACTGGAGGATATGCGGCTGCCGGTCGCCTATGTGAAGACGTTCCAGGGCCCGGCCACCGGCATCGTGGTCGAGCGCGAGCGGCTGGACAAGTTCGGGCGCCCGCTGCTTGGCGCGACCGTCAAGCCCAAGCTCGGCCTATCGGGCCGCAACTATGGCCGTGTGGTCTACGAGGCGCTGAAGGGCGGTCTCGATTTCACCAAGGATGACGAGAATATCAATTCGCAACCCTTCATGCATTGGCGCGAGCGCTTCCTCTACTGCATGGAAGCCGTCAACAAGGCGCAGGCGGAAACGGGGGAGATCAAGGGCACCTATCTTAACGTCACCGCCGCCACGATGGAGGACATGTACGAGCGCGCGGAATTCGCGGCGGAACTCGGCTCTACCATCGTCATGATCGATCTGGTGATCGGCTACACGGCCATCCAATCCATGGCGAAGTGGGCGCGCCGCAATGACATGATCCTGCATCTCCATCGGGCAGGACACTCGACCTATACGCGGCAGAAAAGTCACGGCGTGTCGTTCCGCGTCATCGCCAAATGGATGCGGCTTGCAGGCGTCGATCACATCCATGCGGGCACGGTCGTCGGCAAGCTCGAAGGCGACCCCGCGACCACCAAGGGCTACTACGACATCTGCCGCGACGATTTTAATCCGATGAAACTGGAAAACGGCATATTCTTCGACCAGCACTGGGCGTCGCTCAACAAGCTGATGCCTGTCGCCTCCGGCGGCATCCATGCGGGCCAGATGCATCAGCTCGTCGACCTGCTGGGCGAGGATGTCGTGCTCCAGTTCGGAGGCGGAACGATCGGCCACCCAATGGGCGTGGCCGCCGGCGCGCAGGCGAACCGGGTTGCGCTGGAGGCGATGATCTTCGCGCGCAATGCAGGCCGCGACTATGTCAGGGAGGGGCCGCAGATCCTCCAGGATGCGGCGCGCCACTGCCTCCCGCTGAGGCAGGCGCTGGAGACGTGGAAAGACGTGACCTTCAACTACGCCTCGACCGACTCGCCGGATTTCGTGCCGGTGGCGACGGCGGCGGAATGA
- a CDS encoding ribulose bisphosphate carboxylase small subunit, protein MRITQGAFSFLPDLTDEQITSQVQYCIDNGWAVSLEFTDDPHPRNTYWDMWGHPMFDNPDAAALMMELRECRKVYGDRYIRLVAFDASHGWESVKLSFIVNRPADEPGFRLARQEGRGRAVRYTTTPYAMDHPTGSRYAR, encoded by the coding sequence ATGCGCATCACACAAGGAGCCTTCTCCTTCCTGCCCGACCTCACCGACGAGCAGATCACCTCGCAGGTCCAGTATTGCATCGACAATGGCTGGGCGGTCAGTCTCGAATTCACCGACGACCCGCACCCGCGCAACACCTATTGGGACATGTGGGGCCACCCCATGTTCGACAATCCGGACGCCGCCGCGCTGATGATGGAGTTGCGGGAGTGCCGCAAGGTCTATGGCGACCGCTACATCAGGCTTGTGGCCTTCGACGCATCGCATGGCTGGGAGTCGGTGAAGCTGTCCTTCATCGTCAACCGCCCGGCGGACGAACCGGGATTCCGGCTGGCGCGGCAGGAAGGGCGCGGACGCGCGGTGCGCTACACCACCACGCCCTACGCCATGGATCACCCGACCGGATCGCGCTATGCGCGCTGA
- the cbbX gene encoding CbbX protein, which yields MRAEASPQNVGAVVDLRSEFETSGVKDVLEELDRELVGLAPVKKRIRETAALLLVERARKSIGLAHETPTLHMSFTGNPGTGKTTVALRMADLLHRLGYIRKGHLVSVTRDDLVGQYIGHTAPKTKEILKKAMGGVLFIDEAYYLYRPENERDYGQEAIEILLQVMENQRDDLVVILAGYSNRMDRFFESNPGFRSRIAHHIDFPDYTDDELFRIAETMLARQNYRLEPAAREALSDYIVRRRTQPHFANARSIRNALDRARLRQANRLFEQAAGPLDAEALSIIAAEDIRASRVFALHGNGSAKPDCAAS from the coding sequence ATGCGCGCTGAAGCCTCGCCTCAAAACGTGGGCGCAGTCGTCGATCTCCGTTCGGAGTTCGAGACGTCCGGCGTCAAGGATGTGCTGGAGGAGCTTGACCGCGAGCTTGTCGGCCTCGCACCCGTCAAGAAGCGCATCCGCGAGACGGCTGCGCTCCTCCTCGTTGAGCGCGCGCGCAAGTCGATTGGGCTGGCGCACGAGACCCCGACGCTGCACATGTCGTTCACCGGTAATCCCGGCACGGGCAAGACCACCGTCGCCCTGCGCATGGCCGACCTGCTGCACAGGCTCGGCTATATCCGGAAGGGGCATCTGGTGTCGGTGACGCGCGACGATCTTGTCGGCCAATATATCGGCCACACCGCGCCCAAGACCAAGGAAATCCTCAAGAAGGCAATGGGTGGCGTGCTGTTCATCGATGAGGCATATTATCTCTATCGTCCTGAAAACGAACGGGATTATGGGCAGGAAGCCATCGAAATCCTGCTTCAGGTCATGGAAAACCAGCGTGACGATCTGGTGGTGATCCTTGCCGGCTACAGCAACCGTATGGATCGGTTTTTCGAGAGCAATCCGGGCTTCCGCTCGCGCATCGCCCACCACATCGATTTTCCCGACTACACGGATGACGAGCTGTTCCGCATCGCGGAAACCATGCTCGCCCGCCAGAATTACCGGCTGGAACCGGCTGCCCGAGAGGCACTGTCGGACTACATTGTCCGGCGGCGGACCCAGCCGCATTTCGCGAATGCGCGCTCGATCCGCAATGCGCTGGACCGTGCCCGCCTCAGGCAGGCAAACCGGCTCTTCGAACAGGCCGCCGGTCCTTTGGACGCCGAGGCGCTTTCGATCATTGCAGCGGAAGACATCAGGGCAAGCAGGGTTTTCGCCCTGCATGGAAACGGGTCCGCAAAGCCCGACTGCGCCGCAAGCTAA
- a CDS encoding response regulator: MVEDEPLLLMHIADELVKAGFDVVESPNADHALRRISIDPTIDILFTDVDMPGSMDGVALSEIVSHQRPDMVIVMTSGETHEELAAVKEGVAFIPKPYVPAELVEVINAALGE, from the coding sequence GTGGTAGAGGATGAGCCGCTCCTGCTCATGCACATCGCCGACGAACTCGTGAAAGCGGGTTTCGACGTTGTGGAATCGCCAAATGCGGACCATGCGCTGCGCCGCATCTCGATCGATCCCACCATCGATATCCTGTTTACCGATGTGGACATGCCGGGTTCCATGGACGGCGTCGCCCTGTCCGAGATCGTGAGCCACCAGCGGCCCGATATGGTCATTGTGATGACTTCGGGCGAAACACACGAAGAACTGGCAGCCGTCAAGGAAGGTGTTGCCTTCATTCCCAAGCCCTATGTGCCCGCCGAACTTGTCGAGGTCATCAATGCCGCCCTCGGAGAATGA
- a CDS encoding PAS domain S-box protein yields the protein MVSRANPHAIARLASIVEWSFDAIVSKDLDSIITSWNPAATRLFGYSEEEAIGQSVRMLIPDHLQAEEATIIERIKRGEPVESFETTRMKKDGTLIAVSITISPIKNARGKIIGASKIARDITTAKENERRIRLLMREVNHRVKNQFAVILSMVRETTKRATDAAEVETQIRERIMALSRSHDLLVTSDWTGASLRDLVLEHLRPFGHEDRISVAGPNIMLQSNAVQAMGMAFHELGTNSAKYGALAHDQGKLEVLWAIRLDSEGKPELALSWEEASAEISAPLASDEGRKGFGTVVLKRVAPQALNGSSSLEHEQGRYVWKLEAPLASFAVQSPLESSS from the coding sequence ATGGTTTCCCGTGCCAACCCCCATGCCATTGCGCGCCTTGCCTCCATCGTCGAATGGTCTTTCGACGCGATTGTCAGCAAGGACCTGGACAGCATCATCACGAGCTGGAATCCGGCTGCGACCCGGCTGTTCGGCTATTCCGAGGAAGAGGCAATCGGGCAATCCGTGCGCATGCTCATTCCCGATCATTTGCAGGCAGAGGAAGCGACGATCATCGAACGCATCAAGCGGGGCGAGCCGGTCGAGAGCTTTGAAACCACGCGGATGAAGAAGGACGGCACGCTGATTGCCGTCTCCATCACCATTTCGCCAATCAAGAACGCGCGAGGCAAGATCATCGGCGCATCGAAGATCGCCCGCGACATCACCACCGCCAAGGAAAACGAGCGGCGCATCCGACTCCTGATGCGCGAGGTGAACCATCGCGTGAAGAACCAGTTTGCGGTCATCCTTTCCATGGTGCGTGAAACGACCAAGCGTGCAACGGATGCCGCCGAGGTGGAGACCCAGATTCGCGAAAGGATCATGGCGCTCTCGCGGTCCCATGACCTCCTTGTCACGTCCGACTGGACGGGGGCCAGCCTGCGGGACCTTGTGCTGGAGCATTTGCGGCCTTTCGGGCATGAGGACCGGATATCGGTCGCAGGCCCGAACATCATGCTCCAGTCAAATGCCGTGCAGGCAATGGGCATGGCGTTTCACGAGCTTGGCACGAACTCCGCGAAATATGGCGCGCTGGCGCATGATCAGGGCAAGCTCGAGGTGCTTTGGGCGATCCGGCTGGACAGTGAAGGAAAGCCGGAGCTGGCGCTGTCCTGGGAGGAGGCGAGCGCCGAAATTTCCGCTCCCCTTGCCAGTGACGAAGGCAGGAAAGGCTTCGGCACGGTCGTGCTGAAGCGGGTCGCCCCGCAGGCATTGAACGGGTCGTCCTCGCTGGAGCACGAGCAGGGGCGCTATGTCTGGAAACTTGAAGCGCCTCTGGCCTCGTTTGCGGTGCAATCGCCCCTCGAAAGTTCCTCCTGA